Genomic segment of Paenibacillus sp. FSL R5-0623:
AAAAGGTGTATACAAACGAACTTTGTCTAAACTCCGCCCAACTAGAAGATTGCAATTCAGTAAACCAAAATACATAAGGTAAGACAAATGATAAACCAAGCGATGGATACACCTTCAGCTTGAATTCCCGTTCATTACGCATCATGCTGGCTGACAGACGGAAGCAAGCCTGTTCCTCTCTCGAACGACTGACCACCTTGGAGATCAACCGATCCCATCTTCCACGTCTGCGTCCGGAGGACTGACCCGAATGTGCCATTTTTTCCAAATACAATTCAAAGGAAGGCATAAGCTTCACATATACGATCATACTTACCACAGGAACCAAGACTGCCAGTGCTGTGAACGTATAGATCCACACATTCCCGCCCCCTGCAAATAACCATTCATATGCGGCCGCATACCATAACGGAGGCAACAGCAACTGCCACCATGCCGGGGTAAATACCATACCAAAGTCAATAATGCTGAACGAACGGATGACCAGCTGATAACCAATTGCAATTCCCACAGACAGCAGAATCTGCACCATATTGATCATATCCTTCAGCTTCTCACCATCCAGAAACTTCATCATGAACAGATAGATCAGAGACGTTGTCACCAGAATTAGCATATTGATCAGAATCAGTTCTACAAGGAAAATCAGAAAGAATCCGATCCCATGCGTCACCAACGCGGCAATTAGCGGTATACCGGTTAATGAACCCGTCAGCAATAGCAGATAAACGCCTGCGTGGATGGCTCGGGCCATACCTACCGTTCGCCCATTAACAGGCTTCGTCATGATGATATTGCGATCCCGAATGTCCAGCAGTACGGAGGAAAAATCCGAGATCATGGACGTCATAATCATAAACATTAAGATGCCAAACACAAGACCCATCTGAAGCATAAAATGCCCCGTATCCCAGACGACGAAGGGAACCATCATCAGTCCCATTAATCCATATAACCACAGGGATCGAAGAAACTGATTACCTTCCTTGCGCTCCTTTTTCCCTGAATTGTTGGATAAAATAGTAGGTACTCTGCGTTGATCCATCTGGAACTTCACTCGCAAGATCAGGCGCAGCACATCATAATCCGCCCCTGTTCTGGAGATGAGCGGACGAAAGCGATCCAGAATCTTGAGTGTGCGGAAGTCGGAGGATTCCTCCATATCAGTACACCTCCTGCACAATGGATACAAAACGCTCAGCAATGGCTTTATGTTCATTAAAGCCCGTTAATTGATTGAATACTTCCTCCAGCGAGCCTTCCATGGATTGCTGTTGGAGCTGCTTGAACGTACCGTCTGCCACTACGCGTCCTTCAGCGATCAGTACAATTCGACTGCTTATCTTCTCCACCACATCCATGATGTGTGACGAATAGAAGATCGTTGTGCCTTTGGCTGACAATTGTGACAAAATCTCTTTGACCACCATCACACTATTGGCATCCAATCCGCTGAGTGGTTCATCCAGGAACAACAGATCCGGGTCATGCAGCAGCGCAGAGATTAACAGCACTTTCTGACGCATACCTTTGGAAAAGGATGCAATGCGGGAATGATATGATTTTTCCATTCCAAAACAATCCATCAATAGCTTGGCTTTGTAATCCGCATCCTCATAGGACATACCGTATAACTCTCCCGTAAAAGTCAGATACTCCGCAGGCGTTAATTGTTCGTACAATTCCGCCACCTCCGGAACATATCCGATCCTGCGTTTATACTCTACATCGCCATCCGCAATATCTTTACCAAAGATTCGCACCGTGCCTACATATCCTTCAACCAGCCCGAGTAAAATCTTAACCGTTGTACTTTTGCCAGCCCCGTTTGGACCAATATATCCAATCATCTCACCGCGATTTACTTCCAGATCGATGCCATTCAACACATAACGTCCGTTGTATCTCATACGCAAGCTTTCAATGGATAGCACTTGTTGTTCACTCACTTCGTTATCCAGCTCCTGTCTCTATCTTTTTCTATAATTTTACTAGTTTACCACAGTTTGGGATGGTAATGGTCGGCAATAGGTCACGATATCAGCCAACGTCTGGATATCCCCTTTGAGTAAAAGCATCACGTAACAAGCGTGAACACATCACAAAGCCCCTGTCCCACCTTATGGTAAGAGACAAGGGCTTCCACTTTATGTTGAATCTTATTTTATAATACTTAAAACGTCTTACTGCACCTTAACAATCTGAAAATGCTGATTCGTGCCGCCATTATCCGTCCACTGGATGGCCGCGGCCCCATCTGCCAACGATTGACCGGAGATATCCAATACCTTGCCTGTACTGCGGTTCTTCAGTTTATAATAACCACCACCTACATGGACGAGCTGCCATTGCTGGCTGGCCCAGCCACCATCATTCCACTGTTCAATGACAGCCCCGTCGTTCGTGAAACCATTCTCCACGCCAATTAGCTTGCCGCTGGAACGATTGATGATTTTGACATAACCGCCACCCGCATCGGTAATCTGCCACTGTTGACTTGTTGTCCCCCCATCTGCTCGCTGCTCCAGATCCGCACCGTTGGCGGAAGAACCCCCGATGACATTAAGCAACTTGTTACTTTTACGACTGATCAGCTGATATGAAGCATTCGGGTCCCATACATCTGGTGTACTTACTCCAGTTACGGTACCTGTTGCTGTATCAATCGTAATAATGCTGGCCCAGTTCATCGCCAGACTGGTTGCGCTTGGGAATGAAAGTGGTAGCCAGACATACTTGGAATCCTGCACAGGTCCGCTCCATGCCCCAGCCCAGCGATCACCCATGTAGAGATAGGAGGTGGTCTGCGAACCTTCTACCGGAACAACATAGGTAGATTGAGAACCATATGTTGTGCTATCTCCAAAATTGCTTAGGCCGCTCCATGTGCCTGTAATGCTGGAGGCTGTCGCATATTTGGCCTGATTTGGATTCCAGCCGGTCGCACCCGAGGTGATCAGGAAGTAGACGCCGTCTTTTTTAAATAGGGCAGGTGCTTCACGATATTGTCCGGGCCACAGCGTTGTGACAAGGGATTCCACACTCAGGAAATCAGGGGTCAGCTTATATATATTCAGATCGGCATTCACTCGGGTCGCGGAGATCAGATAAGCGGTTCCGTTATCGTTGTATACGGTCATATCTCTGGAATCATACCCAAGTGGACGATAACTGCCCACATACGTGTAGTTGCCATCAACCGTATTCGAAGTAGCTACCGCCACTCGGGCCTCACCATAATCCAGACCATTCTCCTTATGCATCCACAGCACATATTTGCCAGTCGAACTGTTATAGATGACTTTTGGGCGTTCAATGTTGGAGATATTTAACTCGGCTGCCGAGCTGCTGGTCAGCACATCATTACGATACTCCCAGTTCTTCAGATCCGATGAACGATACACCGATACCGCCTTGAACGTTCCATTCGTATTACGGTTCTCCCCAAACCAGTAATAATACCCATTTGCCTTGATCATCCCGCCCCCATGAGCATGAACGATATTGCCATTGGTATCCTTGAATTGTACCCCGTTCGTTACACTGAGCGGAGCAGCTGAAGCATTCGGTCCGGGTGCGAGCAGCATACCTATTGATTGCAGCGCCAAAACCAACACAAGCAAATAACTTAAGCGGCGGGTAAAGCGACGTGAATGTGTATTCTTTTTCAACCATCCATCGTTCAT
This window contains:
- a CDS encoding RICIN domain-containing protein; protein product: MAMNDGWLKKNTHSRRFTRRLSYLLVLVLALQSIGMLLAPGPNASAAPLSVTNGVQFKDTNGNIVHAHGGGMIKANGYYYWFGENRNTNGTFKAVSVYRSSDLKNWEYRNDVLTSSSAAELNISNIERPKVIYNSSTGKYVLWMHKENGLDYGEARVAVATSNTVDGNYTYVGSYRPLGYDSRDMTVYNDNGTAYLISATRVNADLNIYKLTPDFLSVESLVTTLWPGQYREAPALFKKDGVYFLITSGATGWNPNQAKYATASSITGTWSGLSNFGDSTTYGSQSTYVVPVEGSQTTSYLYMGDRWAGAWSGPVQDSKYVWLPLSFPSATSLAMNWASIITIDTATGTVTGVSTPDVWDPNASYQLISRKSNKLLNVIGGSSANGADLEQRADGGTTSQQWQITDAGGGYVKIINRSSGKLIGVENGFTNDGAVIEQWNDGGWASQQWQLVHVGGGYYKLKNRSTGKVLDISGQSLADGAAAIQWTDNGGTNQHFQIVKVQ
- a CDS encoding ABC transporter ATP-binding protein, which translates into the protein MSEQQVLSIESLRMRYNGRYVLNGIDLEVNRGEMIGYIGPNGAGKSTTVKILLGLVEGYVGTVRIFGKDIADGDVEYKRRIGYVPEVAELYEQLTPAEYLTFTGELYGMSYEDADYKAKLLMDCFGMEKSYHSRIASFSKGMRQKVLLISALLHDPDLLFLDEPLSGLDANSVMVVKEILSQLSAKGTTIFYSSHIMDVVEKISSRIVLIAEGRVVADGTFKQLQQQSMEGSLEEVFNQLTGFNEHKAIAERFVSIVQEVY